The sequence TATGATTTTCATGTATTTGTATTTTTGTGTTTTGTTGATATTTATACTTCACTCTGTAATAAATTGAGTTTATTTATACTTTAAACTGTCATTAATTGTCATTAAGTCATTTATAGTCATTCATTGTTTAAAACAATATAATGACAGTGAAACAAATGACACGAAGTTAATGACGTGAAACATAATGACAAATAGTAAAACGCAATTTATGCCCGAGTACAATATAGTTATTTATATTTTGTTTCATTTTCTTTTTTTTAATATTGAATACCGATTGTCAATTGTCTTAGTTTTTCCCAGTATGTCCAAATCCACCGGCACCACGAATAGTTTCGTCCAGAATTTCAACTTCTTCTAATTTAACGTGTTCGTGTTTTGAGATTATCATCTGACAAATTCTTTCACCATCTTTTATTTCATATTCATCAGAAGATAAGTTTATTACAATAATTCCTATTTCACCTCGGTAATCTGCATCAATTGTTCCCGGAGTATTTAAAACGGTAATTCCGCTTTTTATTGCCAGTCCGCTACGTGGACGAATTTGTGCTTCATAACCTTCAGGAAGTTCAATAAATAAACCTGTTTTTATTAGCTTTCTTTCTAATGGTTTAAGAATGACATTTTCTTCAATATTTGCCCGTAAATCCATTCCTGCAGATAGTGAAGTACTATAAGAAGGTAAATTATGTTTTGATTTGTTTACTATTTTAACTTTCATTTTTTACTATTTTTTACAGATTTGCAAAGTTACTTATATTTTATTTTAATTCATTTTTTTTATTTCTGTTATGGTATTTGAATTTTTTCGAAGTTTAATGGAATGGTTATAATGCAGAATTGTATAACGTATTGTTATTACATATATTTATTTTCAAATTCTGTAAATTTTATGATTTGCGTATTTTCAATCC is a genomic window of Bacteroidales bacterium containing:
- the dut gene encoding dUTP diphosphatase, with translation MKVKIVNKSKHNLPSYSTSLSAGMDLRANIEENVILKPLERKLIKTGLFIELPEGYEAQIRPRSGLAIKSGITVLNTPGTIDADYRGEIGIIVINLSSDEYEIKDGERICQMIISKHEHVKLEEVEILDETIRGAGGFGHTGKN